The nucleotide window GTCCAatcttgaactgcttgatctcTCATCCAACAACTTGGCAGGAAGAATCCCAGATCAATTAGGCAACTGCATGAAACTCCGATTGTTGAAGCTTAACAACAACAACTTCAGTGGAACCATTCCTTTGGCCATTGGTAATCTGGTGTACCTTCAAGACACCTTTGACATCAGCCACAACTCACTAACAGGGGAGGTTCCATCCCAACTCAGCAAATTGGTGGTGCTGCAAAGCCTGAATCTATCGCATAGTTACTTGTCGGGTCATCTTCCATCTTCGCTAACGTATATGACGAGCTTGTCTACCGTAGATGTATCCTACAATGAACTGGACGGCCCTGTTCCTGATAGCCCAGCTTTCCGAAGAGCCCCGGCAGAGTGGTTTGCCCATAACAATGATCTGTGTGGAGTTGTTCGAGGATTGCCTCCATGTGTTTCACTCGGTACTCCAACAACAGACGACCGAAGCAAGCGTCACAAAAATGTTATAGTAGCCATCATTGCTTCTGtggtcttcttccttctcttgtttATATTCATTGGAGCATTCcgcaagagagaaaaagatacaGTACCTGTtgataataatcacatcaaagaAGGTGCATTCTGTATATTGAATTTTGTTGGAAGAGACGTATACAAGGACATCATCGAAGCCACCGAAGATTTCGATGCCAAGTACTGTATCGGAAGCGGTGCATACGGCAGTGTCTACATAGCAGAGTTAGCAAGTGGGGAACTGCTAGCGGTGAAGAAGATTCACCTACCAGACACTGAAGGTACATGCGACGAGCAACCCTTTCAAACTGAGATACAAACTCTTACTCAAATTCGACATCGCCATATCGTCAAGCTTTACGGGTTCTGCTCCTCTCCCCGACGCAAAtttctggtgtacgagtacatggagaGAGGAAGTCTGGGATCTGTCCCCGAAGCGAGACTGCAGCTGAATTGGACTGGGTGAACAGGTTGAGCATCGTGAAGGATGTTGCTCGTGCTCTGTTCTACATGCATCATGACTGCACACCGCCTATCGTTATCGAGATATTACCAACAACAACATCCTACTTGATTCAGAATTCAAGGCTTGTGTTTCCGACTTTGGAATTGCTCGACTACTGAATCCGGATTCATCAAATTGGACCATGCTTGCAGGCACACGGGGTTACTTAGCACCAGgtgagtttctctctctctctctctcagatctcGTAGTTTGTGCAAATTAAGAATACCTGAAACATCTTCAAATTATATCTTGGAGGAGATCTCTGCAGAGCTTGCATATACAATAAGAGTGACCACCCAATGCGACGTGTACAGTTTCGGAGTGGTGACGCTGGAGTTGCTGATAGGAGAGTATGGAGAAGTACTCATTTCCATTCTGTCGTCTTCACCGATCAACGATAGCTTTGTGAAGGACGTAGTGGACCGACGCCTCCTGAGGGTCCAGTTGCCGATGAAGTAGTTGCAGTCTTGAGTTTGGCTCTTCGACaatgatgatgaaaataatagaaaataagaataattattgaagaaattttatttaagaaatgaaaatgctttcaatataatagaggatttctctcaacagaataaaaagattttCTCataggggaaatcttatcttgtaTCATGCCCCCATAAGCATAAGCATGGTTTAAAAGCAAGAGAGATCAGCGATTGAccatggagcctcttaggaatatgGTTGCAGCAGcgccgcttttctcaacgacgttggttgcCGGCCAAAGATAAGAGCAAAACTTTGCTTTTCTCATtgttctgataccatgatgaaaataatagaagataagaacaattattgaagaaactttattgaagaaatgaaaatgcttcgATACATTAATATGTTCCCTATCTTCTATCAAATGAAACGGGTGTCCGAGGTAACACCCCCACCAAGCCTCCGATCTATTGATGCATTGAAGTTTTCTGACTTGATGAGCGTGGAGATATGATCTATATGCACTCCTCTGTGCCCCAATGCTTCTTTTGGTCAGGATCGGAAGACTTTGTTTCCGTGTGGTTTTCTTTATTAGTGGTTTCATTCTGCAGCGTGTTTAATAAAAGCATCGGTTGGCAATCGATCTCTTTTCTAAGATTATATTCGACTTGGTTGGTAATCTTTGCCTTGTTATGTAAATCTTGGACGCTTGAAAAGTTTGAATTTCTTGTACTATATGTTTCTTGAGAATTTGTGAAGGCAATTAAATGAAGGCTGAGGGATGATTGGTTTCTGATATGTGCCTGCCCACCATGACAGAGGGCCGACCGATGAGTAGGAATTCATTCGCAGATTTGTATGTGTTGTGTGCTTTAGTGATTTCGTTGCGTAATCAATAGCTCATGCATCCATTAAACACTATCAAATGAAATCTCCTACACCATTTCCACGAATCAGAGCACTGAGCTTCCTATTCTCACGGCTTAGCATATGGGATTGCTATGCTGCTTAGAGTAATATTTAAAGCAATAGGAGGGAAGAATAGCGTTCGTATGATGCAATGCAATTGAATGCGATGGTTGTCTGATACAGTGGCTCGAGACTCCGCTGCTCTTGGAAACTACCAACTCCCCGTTTACCATAAATATAAACTGATCATCTCGTCAGAGAGAAAAGAATAAGTGAAAAGAATATGCATTATTAATTCGTTTCATCGTTCGACATTAGAGATGAAGAGGAGCGTGACGGAGTTAGCGTCTCGAGCAATGGAATCTTTCTTCACCCAGAAATCTCTCCCCGGCCTTCTTCTTCTCTTGATTGTCTTCTCAGTTTATCCGAAGCCGGCATCGACTACGCTTGCATCGCAAGGTCGAGTGCTCCTCCAATGGAAAGCCAGCCTCCGAAGCCGACAATCACTCCGATCTTGGAACCTCAGCACCAGCCCATGCAGCTGGATTGGCATAACCTGCAGCCTCCGGCGTCACAGGGAGATCACCGAAGTGAACCTGCCGAGCATGGGTTTGGATGGGCCACTCCACACTCTCAACTTCTCCGGCTTGCCATCACTGACCGGCCTCAATCTCATGTTCAACAGGCTCAGCGGGGAGATCCCTCCCAGCTTCTTCACTCTCTCTGAGCTCATCTCTTTTGATGTCCAAGGAAACGACATCACGGGGACGATCCCAGCCAGGATCAGTTCTCTCACAAAGCTGAGATCCTTAAATCTCAGTGGAAATAAGATTAGTGGCTCCATCCCTCTTTCGTTAGGCAACATGACAAGCCTCGTCTTCCTCATCCTGTCTGGAAATGGCTTCTCAGGAAGCATTCCTGAAGAAATAGGGGATCTCCAGAATCTCCAAGAGTTGGATCTCTCGGCCAACTTTCTCACGGGATCTATTCCTCAAAGCCTGGGAAATTT belongs to Musa acuminata AAA Group cultivar baxijiao chromosome BXJ3-5, Cavendish_Baxijiao_AAA, whole genome shotgun sequence and includes:
- the LOC135639162 gene encoding MDIS1-interacting receptor like kinase 2-like codes for the protein MTKPKYLSVFDNQLSGPLPMEINNFTGLTYLQLGNNSFVGYVPPNICKGGALKYLTLYMSNFQGPILMTLKNCTTLERFNSNNNNITGVIPTEFGQLTKLGELDLSSNYLQGEIPKSFGSLTLLYNLSLGNNQLVGHVPLEFGMLSNLELLDLSSNNLAGRIPDQLGNCMKLRLLKLNNNNFSGTIPLAIGNLVYLQDTFDISHNSLTGEVPSQLSKLVVLQSLNLSHSYLSGHLPSSLTYMTSLSTVDVSYNELDGPVPDSPAFRRAPAEWFAHNNDLCGVVRGLPPCVSLGTPTTDDRSKRHKNVIVAIIASVVFFLLLFIFIGAFRKREKDTVPVDNNHIKEGAFCILNFVGRDVYKDIIEATEDFDAKYCIGSGAYGSVYIAELASGELLAVKKIHLPDTEGTCDEQPFQTEIQTLTQIRHRHIVKLYGFCSSPRRKFLVYEYMERGSLGSVPEARLQLNWTG